CGCGATGAGGACATCGCGCCTTACATAGCGGCAAACCTCTCCACTACGCCGCGCATTTCATTGACGGCGACACATTCTGTAAAGCGGATTTTCTTGTCGGCTAATTTGGCAATGCTTTCCGGAACTTGCCAGCCTGTTAAGGCCGCTAAGGCTTGTTCATGATTGCCGTCAGTCCCCTCTCCCAGTGCCGACAATACGGCGCCGGCGAATTTGAATGGGCTGGCTGTTGAGACAATCAGCATAGGGGCATTATCGCCCGCTTCTGCTTTATAGCCTTGCGCCACATTGTAACCTACGGCTGTGTGTGGGTCGAGCAGGTATTGGTATCGTGCCCAAATGTCAGCGATGGTGGCTTTTGTGGTGGCTTCATCACAGGCCGCAGCGTAAAATTGTTCTTGCAGTTTAGCCTTTACATCATCATTGACGGTGTAATGTCCGTTGGTTTTTAGTTGCGCCATCCAGTTTTTGACGGCCTTACTGTCATTATTACTCAGTGCGTATAGTGCGCGTTCAAGATTGCTGGAAATTAAAATATCCATTGAGGGACTGACCGTTGTATAGAAGTCGCGGCGTTTGTCATATGTGCCGCTGTTGATGAAATCGGTCAATACGTCGTTTTGGTTGGAGGCGCAGAGTAATTTTCCAATCGGCGCGCCCAGTTGTTTGGCATAGTATGCCGCTAAAATGTTGCCAAAGTTTCCCGTTGGTACACAGATGTTGAACGTCTCGCCGATTTTAAGCTTATCTTGCTCAACCATATCGACGTAGGCTGATATATAGTAGACAATTTGTGGCAGAACACGCCCCCAGTTGATAGAGTTTGCGGACGAGAAGAAACAGTTTTGCGCAGAAAGTTGGGCTTGCAGCTCTTTGTCTGCAAAAATTGTTTTAATGCCGCTTTGCGCGTCGTCAAAATTGCC
This window of the Oscillospiraceae bacterium genome carries:
- the thrC gene encoding threonine synthase gives rise to the protein MHYISTRDNTLKRTAAQAIAQGLADDGGLFLPSQLPNFTPEHWQTFAQMTYAQRAANIMALFLPEFSCEELEILCAKAYSNFNDPAVAKVVTVGDDCLLELWHGPTHAFKDMALQALPHLLTASLRKTGETRTACILVATSGDTGIAAMNGFRDVDGTKAMVFYPQDGVSAVQQLQMTTQEGENLGVCAVKGNFDDAQSGIKTIFADKELQAQLSAQNCFFSSANSINWGRVLPQIVYYISAYVDMVEQDKLKIGETFNICVPTGNFGNILAAYYAKQLGAPIGKLLCASNQNDVLTDFINSGTYDKRRDFYTTVSPSMDILISSNLERALYALSNNDSKAVKNWMAQLKTNGHYTVNDDVKAKLQEQFYAAACDEATTKATIADIWARYQYLLDPHTAVGYNVAQGYKAEAGDNAPMLIVSTASPFKFAGAVLSALGEGTDGNHEQALAALTGWQVPESIAKLADKKIRFTECVAVNEMRGVVERFAAM